The Vicia villosa cultivar HV-30 ecotype Madison, WI linkage group LG1, Vvil1.0, whole genome shotgun sequence genome includes a region encoding these proteins:
- the LOC131616087 gene encoding translationally-controlled tumor protein homolog gives MLVYQDLLTGDELLSDSFPYKEIENGLLWEVEGKWVVQGAVDVDIGANPSAEGGGEDEGVDDQAVKVVDIVDTFRLQEQPAFDKKQFVTFMKRYIKLLTPKLEAEKQEIFKKHVEGATKFLLPKLKDLQFFVGESMHDDGSLVFAYYKDGATDPTFIYFAYGLKEIKC, from the exons ATGCTTGTCTACCAGGATCTTCTCACCG GTGATGAACTTCTGTCAGACTCTTTCCCCTATAAGGAAATTGAGAATGGCTTACTCTGGGAAGTCGAAGGAAAGTGGGTTGTCCAAGGAGCTGTGGATGTAGATATTGGTGCTAACCCTTCTGCTGAGGGTGGTGGCGAGGATGAAGGTGTTGATGATCAAGCTGTTAAGGTCGTCGATATTGTTGACACTTTCAGATTACAGGAACAACCTGCTTTTGATAAGAAACAGTTTGTTACTTTTATGAAGAGATATATCAAATTGCTTACACCTAAATTAGAGGCAGAGAAGCAAGAGATTTTCAAGAAACACGTTGAAGGAGCAACTAAGTTTCTGCTACCAAAACTCAAGGACCTTCAATT TTTTGTTGGTGAAAGCATGCATGATGATGGAAGTTTGGTTTTTGCTTATTACAAAGATGGCGCCACTGATCCAACTTTTATCTACTTTGCCTATGGATTGAAGGAAATCAAGTGTTAG
- the LOC131616095 gene encoding translationally-controlled tumor protein homolog produces MLVYQDLLTGDELLSDSFPYKEIENGLLWEVEGKWVVQGAVDVDIGANPSAEGGGEDEGVDDQAVKVVDIVDTFRLQEQPAFDKKQFVTFMKRYIKLLTPKLEAEKQEIFKKHVEGATKFLLPKLKDLQFFVGESMHDDGSLVFAYYKDGATDPTFIYFAYGLKEIKC; encoded by the exons ATGCTTGTCTACCAGGATCTTCTTACCG GTGATGAACTTCTATCAGACTCTTTCCCATATAAGGAAATTGAGAATGGCTTACTCTGGGAAGTCGAAGGAAAGTGGGTTGTTCAAGGAGCTGTGGATGTAGATATTGGTGCTAACCCTTCTGCTGAAGGTGGTGGTGAGGATGAAGGTGTTGATGATCAAGCTGTTAAGGTTGTTGACATTGTCGACACTTTCAGATTACAGGAACAACCTGCTTTTGATAAGAAGCAGTTTGTTACTTTTATGAAAAGATACATCAAATTGCTTACACCTAAGTTAGAGGCAGAGAAGCAAGAGATCTTCAAGAAACACGTTGAAGGAGCAACTAAGTTTCTGCTACCAAAACTCAAGGACCTTCAATT TTTTGTTGGTGAAAGCATGCATGATGATGGAAGTTTGGTTTTTGCTTATTACAAAGATGGCGCCACTGACCCAACTTTTATCTACTTTGCCTATGGATTGAAGGAAATCAAGTGTTAG